Within the Saccharopolyspora gloriosae genome, the region GCCGTCGGTACGCAGGAATCGAATCGAGCATTGACACCGCTGGTCCGGAGCGGTGAAATCCGCGAGATCATGACAACGTTGTCGGATTCCGGGAATGCTCGACGGGCCACCATGAACGATGTGGCCCGTCTCGCCGGTGTGAGCATCAAAACCGTGTCCCGGGTCGTCAACGGTGAGAGCGGCGTGCATCCGGGAACGGCGAACCGCGTGCACATCGCGATCGACCAACTCGGATTCCGCCGCAACCTCGATGCGCGCAATCTGCGCCGTGGCGCCGAGACCGGGATCGTCGGGCTCGTTTTGGAGGACGTGGCGAATCCGTTCTACTCGATGCTGACGCGCGCGGTGGAAGAGGTCGCCCGTGCGCAGGGCGGGCAAGTGCTGACCGGTTCGTCGGGCGAGGACGCGGTCAGGGAACGGGAATTGGCCACCGAGTTCCTCTCCCGGCGCGTCGACGGGCTGCTGGTCGTGCCCGCGGGCGACCGGCACGGCTACCTGGCGCGGGAGATCGCCGCAGGCACCCCGGTCGTGTTCGTCGACCGGCCGGCGGGCGGCGTCGAGGCGGACACCGTGCTGGTGGACAACGTGGGCGGCACGGCACTGGCCGCCCGCCACCTCGCCGGGCATGGCCACCGCCGCATCGCTTTCCTCGGTGACTCACCGGGCATCAACACGGCGGCCGAGCGGTTGCGGGGCTTCCGCGAAGGCTGTGCGCAGGCCGGTGTCCCGTTCGACGCGGGCCTGGTGCGAATGGGGCCGCACACCGCTGACTCGGTGGCCGCGGCGCTGGCCGGGCCGTTGCGCCCCGCGACCGCCTTGGTCACCGGAAACAACCGGATCACCGTCCACGCGCTACGCGCACTGGCGGGCCGGGCCGGGCGGCCCGCACTGGTGGGTTTCGACGATTTCGAACTCGCCGATCTGCTGGACCCGCCGATCACGGTGATCACCTACGACGTCCGGGAACTGGGCGCTTCGGCGGCGCGGACGGTGTACGCGCGCCTCGCCGGGGACACCACGCCGCCGCGACGCCTGGTGCTGCCCACCCGGCTGCTGCTGCGGGGATCCGGGGAGGTGCCGGCGTGAACACCGCGCACGACGCCCGACCGGTCCCGGTGTCCTGCGCCGCCTCGATCGCACCACCGGAGCACCCGAGCCCACCTGGGAAGGTCTGATGTCCGAACCGCTGCTGGAAGCACACGAACTCACCAAGAGATACGGCGGGGTGGAGGCATTGCGAGGCGCCTCTTTCACCGTTCATCCAGGCGAAGTGGTCGCCCTCATCGGGGACAACGGAGCCGGTAAGTCCACTTTGGTCAAATGCCTGTCCGGCGTGGAGCAGCCGGATTCCGGGCGGATCAGCGTGTCCGGGACACCGGTGACCCTGGATTCGCCGAGCGCGGCCCGCGCGCACGGCATCGAGACCGCCTATCAAGATTTGGCGGTCGCCCCCGAGCTGGATCCGGCGGCGAACCTGTACCTGGGCAGGGAAATTCGCCGCGGCGGGCTGCTCGGCAAGCTCGGCATGCTGGACAAGACCGCCATGCGCACCCGCGCCGCCGAGCAGTTCGCGACGTTCGGCGTTTCGCTGCCCGACCTGGACGTGCCGATCGGGGCGTTGTCCGGTGGGCAGCGCCAAAGCGTCGCCGTCGCCCGCTCGGTCGCCTGGGCGGACCGGTTGGTGTTCCTCGACGAACCGACCGCGGCGCTCGGCGTGGTGCAGCGGGAACGGGTGCTCGACGTGGTGCGCCGCGTGCGGGACACCGGCATTTCGGTCGTGCTGATCAGCCACAACATGCCTGAAGTGCGTTCCGTCGCCGACCGCGTCGAAGTGCTGCGGCTCGGGCGCCGCGTCGCCCGATTCCGCGCGGCCGACGTGAGCCTGGAAGAGCTCGTGGGGGCCATGACCGGGGCACTGGCTCAGGAGGATGAGAACTGATGTCGGCACCGCAACGATCCGCTGCGGACGGATCCGTGGCCACCACGGATTCCGCCGCAGCCAAGACTTTCCGCGCCCGGCTGGCCGCCTCGCCGACGCTGTGGACGGGGCTGGTGCTCGTCGTGCTGTGCGTGCTGTTCAGCGCGGTGCGCCCGGACGCCTTCCCGACGCTGTTCAACCTGCAGACGCTGCTGGTGCAGGCGGCGCCGCTGCTGATGCTCGCGGTCGGGATGACCTTCGTGATCATCACCTCCGGCATCGACCTGTCCGTGGGTTCCGTCCTGGTGTTCGCCGGTGTCGTGTCCGCGCAGACGATGGAGGCGCTCAGCGGCGGTGACGCGACCGGGGCCGGGTGGGGCGTGATCACCGTCGGGCTGATCGTGGCGCTGCTCGGCGGCGCCGCCTGGGGAGTGCTCAACGGTCTGCTCGTCGCCGTGGCGAAAGTGCCTGCGCTGATCGTCACGCTCGGTTCGTTCGGCGCGGCGCTGGGCGCGGCTCAGCTGCTCACCAATGGCATCGATGTGCGCACCGTGCCCGCCGCGCTGCGGGAAACGCTCGGCACCGGAACCTCGTTCGGCGTGGTGCCGAACCTGGTGATCCTCGCTGCGATCGTCACCCTGATCGCGGGCTGGGTGCTGCACACCACGGCGTTCGGCAGGCACACCTACGCCATCGGCTCCAACTCCGAAGCCGCGCGGCGCGCGGGAATCAACGTCAGCAGGCACCTCGTCGCGGTGTACGCGCTGACCGGAGTGCTGGCCGGATTCGCCGGATTCCTGTCGCTGGCCTACTTCGGCACCACCACGATCAGCGGGCACAGCAACGACAACCTCAACGCGATCGCCGCCGTCGTGCTCGGCGGCACCAGCCTGTTCGGCGGGGTGGGCACGATCCTCGGCAGCGTCATCGGCGTGTTCATCCCCGCCGTGCTCGACGCCGGTTTCGTCATGGCCGGGGTCCGGCCGTTCTGGCAACCGATCGCGGTCGGCGCCGTGCTCGTCGCGGCCGTCTGGCTCGACCAGCGGCGCAGGAGAAATCGCAACAGCCGCTGACCCGCTTTTCAGCACAACGGCGTGTGGAGGAAAAAGTGAGAATCAGATCCCAATTCGTGGTCATGCTGGCGGCGGGAACATTGCTCGCCGGATGCGGCTCCGGGCAGATCGGGGACACCGGGGGAGCGGCCACCGACCCGAACAACAAGAACCTGGCCTTGCTCACCGGAATGCGCGGGGAGCCGTTCTACGTCTCCATCGAATGCGCGGCGAAAGAAGCGGCCGCGGCCGCCGGATACCAGCTCAACGCGCAAGCTCCGGAAAAGTTCGAACAAGCCGAGCAGGCCCAATTGCTCAACGGAGTCGTCAGTTCCCAACCCGGCGCCGTGATCATCGCGCCGACCGATGACAAAGCGCTCGCCACTCCGCTGCGCCAGGCCAAGGACAACGGCGTGCAGGTCGTTGAGGTCGACACCGCCCTGGAGGACAAGTCCGTCGCGGTGACCTCGCTGTCCTCCGACAACCACGCAGGCGGGGTGCTCGCCGCGCAGACCCTCGCCGAGCTCGTCGGGGACCGCCCCGGCGCGGTGCTCGCACTGAACACGAAGGCCGGAACCTCCACCACCGACGAACGCGCGCGCGGCTTCGAAGAGGAGATCGCCAAGCATCCCAACCTGCGGCTGCTGCCGACGCAGTACACCGAGAACGAGCCCGCCACCGCCGCGCAGATCGTGTCCGCGACCCTCGCCGCCAACCCCGACCTCGTCGGCGTGTTCGGCACCAACCTCAACACCGGCGAGGGCGCGGGCACCGCGCTGGCCAACGCCGGACGGTCCGGCCAAGTGCAGCTGGTCGGTTTCGACGCCAGCCCCAAGCAGGTCGACGACCTCCGCAACGGCCGAGTGCAGGCCCTGATCGCGCAGAACCCCGCGGAGATCGGCCGTGAGGGAGTCACCCGAGCCATCGCCGCCATCAAAGGCGAACCCGTCGAACGCGAAACCAAAACGGACATGATCGCCCTCACCCGCGACTCCATGCAGTCACAAGCCCAGTACTTCTACCGCGCCACCTGCTGAGCGCGGCTCTGCGAGGAAGGGAACCTTCCTGTCACCGGTGACAGGAAGGTTCCCTTCCTCGCATCAGGGCGCGCGTCGGGGCATCACGGTGCGGAGTTGGAGGTGGGCACTGCTGGGTGAGGGTGGTGACCGGCGCGTGGTGGCGGGGAGGGGACGTTCGCGGTTCGCTCGGCCGGGCTGAGCGGCTCAGGATCGGGCGTTGACGAACTCGCGCAGCAGGGCGTTGAACTCGTTGGCCTTCTCCCGGTTCGGCCAGTGCCCGGCGCCGGGGATCACGTGCAGTTGAGCACCGGAGATCGCCGTCGCGGCTTGCTGGGAGGACGAGACCGGCACCACGTTGTCCTGATCGCCGTGGATGAACATCACCGGGCAGTTGATCTGGTCCAGGTGCGGGCCGTGGTTGATGCGCATCGCGCGCCGCCCGAGCGAATCGCGCTGCCAGTCGGAGAACACGGACTCGCGCTGGCCGGCTTCGGCGCTGACCTCCTCGACGATGCTCTCCAGATCCGGCACGGGCCGGTCGCCGGTGAACAGTTGCTTCGCCAGCACTCGCCGGACGAGCCCACGCCGCCTCGCCAGCAGTTTCGCGCTGGCCGACCCCACGAAGTCGACTCGTGTCGCCAGGTAGCTCAGCAAGTGGTGGTCGAGCCGGGAGACCAGTCCGCCGGAGCCGACGAGCACCAGTCCCCGCACGCGTCGCGGATGCCGCAAGGTGAAGCCGGTGGCGATGCTGCCGCCCATGGACAGCCCGACGATCATGGTGTCCCGCACTTGCCAGGCGTCGAGCAACCAGCGCAGCACCTCTTCGAAGGTGCGCTGGTTGGCGCGGCCGTGCCACGGCCTGCTTCCGCCTTGGCCGGGCAGGTCGGGCACGTAGACGCGGTGGTCCGCGGCGAGCACGGGAATCGTGTGTCGCCAGCTCAACATCGCATTGTCCAGACCGCCGCCGTGCAACAGCACGATCGCGGGTCCCGAGGACCCCGCGCGGAAGTAGCGGATCTTGCCGGCAGGGAACTCGACGTGGTCGACCTCGACACCCTGGGGCGGGGCGGTCATCTGTACTCCTTGTTCGGAACTGGCTTGAGACGGGCTGTCCGGATTGCGGACCTGCCGTTCGTTCGATCAGACGTGCGGCGGGACCGTCACGTTGCCGTAACTGAATGGTGACGAGGGCAACGACTCCGCCGGGGACGCGCGCACCTTTTCGATCTTGCGATGGGGCGCCGGTGTTACTGGGGAGGATAGGCCCGCAGCGCAGCAGGCGGGCACCACCCGCCAGGCCGCATGCGTGGCGTGCCAGGATCGGAGCGTGAGCACCGTGTATGACTGCAACCGCCCGGACGACCGGGAATCCGGTCTCGCCGCTGCCGCGAACACCGTCCGCGCCGGTGGGCTCGTCGTTCTGCCCACCGACACCGTGTACGGGATCGGCGCCGACGCCTTCGACTCCGACGCGGTGGGGGCGTTGTTGTCGGCGAAGGGCCGAGGTCGGGACATGCCGGTTCCGGTGCTGGTCGGTTCGTGGTCCACCATCGACGGCTTGGTCCAGTCCGTGTCGCGGCAGGCCCGGTCGCTGGTGGAGGCGTTCTGGCCGGGCGGGCTGTCGCTCGTGCTGCCACAGGCGCCGTCGCTGGCGTGGGACTTGGGCGATACGCGCGGAACAGTGAACCTGCGGATGCCGTTGCATCCGGTCGCTCTCGACTTGCTGCGCGAGGTCGGCCCGATGGCCGTGTCGAGCGCGAACCGGACGGGACACCCACCGGCGTCGGCGGCGGAGCAGGCGCGGGAGCAGTTGGGCGAGTCGGTCTCGGTGTACCTCGACGGCGGCCCTGCCGGTGACGCGGTCGCCTCGACGATCGTGGATCTCACCCAGCCGCAGCCGCGGGTGCTGCGAGAGGGCGCGGTGACCCTCGCCGACCTGTCCGAGGTGCTCGGTTTCGAGGTCGAGACCGCGGCGTGAGCCGTCCGCGGCCTTCGCGGCCGACTACGACAGGAAGGTTCCCTTCCTCGCACCGATCGTCCGGCGAGGCGCGATCCCCGTTCGGCCTGCGGTGACAGGAAGGTTCCCTTCCTCGCATGACCGGAATTCGCAGGGCAGGGCCGTTGCGAACGTTCGTTGGCCGCGTCGGCGTGACAGGAAGGTTCCCTTCCTCGCCGTACGACAGGGCTCGCCGCGCCCCGGACGATCTTCGCTGATCCGGACCGGTGGTCGTGGCGCGGCTGTTGGCCGATAGCGTTAGCCCCAGATGCGCAACGTGGACAGCGATGAGGAGCGCCGAGCTTGAAGACGCCGTTCTGGGGGCTGAACATCGACCTTCCGCGGGCCGTCGGCCCGCGAGGGTAGAGCCGCCGCCATGGACAACGCACCCCTGTGGGCTCCGGCGGGCATGCCCGTCCGCGAGTACCTGCTCGTACTGCTCACCGCGGCGGCGGTGACGTTCATGCTGACCGGCCTGGTCCGGCTGCTGGCCATCCGCCTGGGCGCGGTCGCCTACCCCCGCAAACGAGACGTGCACCTGACGCCGATCCCTCGGATGGGCGGAGTCGCGATGTTCGGCGGGGTGCTGGCCGCGATGTTCCTGGCGAGCAATCTGCCCGCGTTGTCGCGCGGTTTCGAGTTCTCCAACGACGCGGTGGCCGCGCTCGTGGCGGGCGGCCTGATCGTGCTGGTCGGCGCGCTGGACGACCGGTTCGAGCTGGATTCGCTGACGAAGCTCGCCGGTCAGGTCACGGCGGCGGGAATCCTCGTGCTGCTCGGCGTGCAGTGGTTCGGCTTCTGGGTGCCGTGGGGCGGCGATGAGGGCCACATGGGACAGCTCATGGTGCTCAATAGCAATCAGGGGCAGCTGCTGACGGTGCTGCTGGTCGTCACGATGATCAATGCGATGAACTTCGTGGACGGCCTGGACGGGCTGGCCTCCGGTATCGGGTTGATCGCGGCGAGTGCGACCTGCGCGTTCTGCCTGAGCCTGCTGCAGCAGCACGGTGGCGATGTGACCGCGTATCCGCCGGCGTTGATCGCGGCGTCGATCGCGGGCGCATGCATGGGTTTCCTGCCGTACAACTTCCAGCCCGCGCGGATCTTCATGGGCGATTCGGGATCGATGCTGATCGGGCTGATGCTGGCGACGGCGAGCACCTCGGCGTCCGGCAAGGCCGATTACGCGGGTTTCGGCGGCAAGGATCTGCTGGCGCTGCTCTCGCCGCTGCTGGTGCTGGCGGCCGTGCTGTTCGTGCCGCTGCTGGACTTGATCATGGCGGTGGTGCGCCGCACCCGCGCCGGCAAGAGCCCGTTCCACGCGGACAAGATGCACCTGCATCACCGGCTGCTGGAAATCGGTCACTCGCAGCGCCGGGCGGTGCTGCTCATCTACTCGTGGGCGGCGGTGATCGCCTTCGGCGCGGTTTCGTTGACGCTGTTCAGCGCGGTGCTGGTGGCGTGGGTCATCGTAGTGGGCGTCATCGTGGCGGCTATTATCTCGGTGATTCCCAGGATGCGGGCCCGAGCCGATCGAGAGACCAGATGAGCGACGACGCCGACACGCCGGTCGACGACAAGCCGACCGACGATGCGCCGGTGAACGAGCACGCCCGGGTGGTGCGCGCCCTCGCCGACGCGATGCTGCGCATGTCCGTGCTCCCGGTCGCGATCACCGTCGTCGTCGCCGCGATCGCCGGTTACTTCGCCGCCGGAGTGCCGGGCGTGGCCGGGGCGGTCACGGCGGGGATGGTCGCTTCCGGAGCGTCCCTGTTCACGCTGTGGTTAATGCATCGCACGGCGGGCATGGCGTCGATGTTCGTGCTGGGCGCCTCGATGGGCGGCTTCCTCATCAAGATGTTCGCGCTGTTGGTCACCATGATGGCGTTGCGCGGAGTAGAAGCCGTCGACGCCATGACGTTGGCGCTCACCTTCATCGCGATGGTGCTCGTTTGGGCGACATCGGAGGCCGTGGCGTTTCGCCGGACGAAGGTCCCGACGATCGTGCCAGGTCGATGAACTAGTGTTCGGGCATCCGTCGTAGCCCGACCGGCGGTGCGAAGGGCTAGATTACTCGCTGGTATCTTGCTCGCGTGCGGCTGATCCGCGCACCGCGAGCAGGCTCGATGCGGCTCCCCGAGTGGGAGCCCTGAGCCTGGATGAGGCCCCTCCGCAGTCGGATCGGGTATCAGGTACGTTAAGTGCAAATCGTGACGATTCCCCCGATTGAGCGACCTCGATCGGGAGAACCGGAAGGAGCCCAGTTGGGCACGCTGGTGATGGCCGAGGGCGGGAAGTTCGTACCGCCAGGTGCCGATAGTTTTGTCCTCCCGCCGATCGTAGGCGGAATCACCAAGCCGATGGTGCTTGTCGCGCTCGCCGCCGTGCTGGTTGCCGTGTACTTCGTGGTCGCCACCCGCAGCCTCAAGGTGGTTCCCTCCAAGGGCCAGTTCGTGGCGGAGTACATCTACAGCTTCAGCCGGAACACGATCGCCCGGCAGCAGATCGGCGCCAAAGATTTCCGCCCGTTCGTGCCGCTGATCTTCGCGTTGTTCACCTTCGTACTGGTGAACAACATCTTCGGCATCGTTCCGTTCCTCCAGTTCCCCACGATGGCCCGAATCGGTTTCCCCGTCGCGCTGCTGATCGTGGTGTACGTGACCTACCACGGTGTCGGGATCAAGCGTCACGGACTGGGTGGCTACTTCAAGCACGTGATGTTCCCGCCGGGCGTGCCGAAGCCGATCTACCTGATCTTGTCCCCGATCGAGTTCCTGCAGAAGTTCATCGCTCAGCCCGCCGCGCTCGCGGTCCGGGTGTTCGCGGCGATGTTCGCAGGTCACCTCATGCTTCTGGTGTTCATCCTGGGTGGCGAGTTCTTGCTGCTCGAGGCGAGCGGCGGGTTCAAGCCGGTTTCGATCTTCGCTTTCGCCTTCGCGATTGCCTTGACTTTCGTCGAGGCCTTGATCCAGGTACTCCAGGCCTACATCTTCGCGCTGCTGACCGCCAACTTCATCGGTGCGGCGCTGGCCGAGGGCCACTGAAAAAGACCAAGACCTCCGATCCGCAAGTACCTGCGGACCGAGTTGAAAGGTAGTGAAAGTGAGCAACATCGTTCTTGCGCAGGCCGCTGAAGCCGCGAACATCAATGCAGGCCTGGCCGCGATCGGCTATGGGCTGGGCGCCATCGGCGCTGCCATCGGTGTCGGCCTGATCTGGGCCGCTGTCATCAACGGCACCGCCCGGCAGCCGGAAGCCCAGGGGCAGCTCCAGGGCATCGCCTGGATTTCCTTCGTGCTCGTCGAGGTGCTGGCGCTGATCGGCCTGGTCGTCTACTTCATCGCGTCCGGAGCCTGAGTCCCCGACCCTGTTTTAGGGAGACGTTGTGGTGAAGACAGAGATTCTGGCGGCGGCAGGCGAGCACAACCCGATCCTGCCGGAGACGTCGGAAATCATCGTCGGCCTGATCGCGTTCCTCCTGCTGCTGTTCGTGCTCCAGAAGTACGCTGTTCCGCGCTTCGAGAAGGTGTTCTCCGAGCGCAGCGAACAGATCGAGGGTGGTATCGCCAGAGCCGAAGCGGCCCAGGCGGAGGCTCACCGGACGCTGGAGCAGTACAAGTCGCAGCTGGCCGAGGCGCGCGCCGAGGCGGCGCGGATCCGGGACGACGCGCGGGCCGAAGGCCAGCAGATCGTCGCGGAGATGCGTGCGCAGGCGCAGACCGAGTCGGAGCGGATCGTCACGCAAGGCCAGAACCAACTGGCGGCGCAGCGCTCGCAGATCATCGCGGAGCTGCGCGGCGACCTCGGCCGGCAGGCCGTGGATCTGGCCGGTCGTATCGTCGGGGAGTCCCTTGAGGACGAAGCCCGTCGTCGCGGCACCGTGGACCGGTTCCTCGAGGAACTGGATTCCACGTCGGCACCGTCCGGGTCCAGCAGGTCCTGACGGCGCCGGTGCGATGGACACGCACATGATGTGGTCCCCGAAGGTTTCCCCAGAACGAAAGGCCCTGGAGAGTTGAGCACCCTCGTGAACGCCGCGAGCCGCGATGCGCTGGCAGCCACCGAGCTGCAGCTGTTGCAGGCCACCGACGGGGCCGGG harbors:
- a CDS encoding LacI family DNA-binding transcriptional regulator, encoding MNDVARLAGVSIKTVSRVVNGESGVHPGTANRVHIAIDQLGFRRNLDARNLRRGAETGIVGLVLEDVANPFYSMLTRAVEEVARAQGGQVLTGSSGEDAVRERELATEFLSRRVDGLLVVPAGDRHGYLAREIAAGTPVVFVDRPAGGVEADTVLVDNVGGTALAARHLAGHGHRRIAFLGDSPGINTAAERLRGFREGCAQAGVPFDAGLVRMGPHTADSVAAALAGPLRPATALVTGNNRITVHALRALAGRAGRPALVGFDDFELADLLDPPITVITYDVRELGASAARTVYARLAGDTTPPRRLVLPTRLLLRGSGEVPA
- a CDS encoding ATP-binding cassette domain-containing protein — translated: MSEPLLEAHELTKRYGGVEALRGASFTVHPGEVVALIGDNGAGKSTLVKCLSGVEQPDSGRISVSGTPVTLDSPSAARAHGIETAYQDLAVAPELDPAANLYLGREIRRGGLLGKLGMLDKTAMRTRAAEQFATFGVSLPDLDVPIGALSGGQRQSVAVARSVAWADRLVFLDEPTAALGVVQRERVLDVVRRVRDTGISVVLISHNMPEVRSVADRVEVLRLGRRVARFRAADVSLEELVGAMTGALAQEDEN
- a CDS encoding ABC transporter permease, coding for MSAPQRSAADGSVATTDSAAAKTFRARLAASPTLWTGLVLVVLCVLFSAVRPDAFPTLFNLQTLLVQAAPLLMLAVGMTFVIITSGIDLSVGSVLVFAGVVSAQTMEALSGGDATGAGWGVITVGLIVALLGGAAWGVLNGLLVAVAKVPALIVTLGSFGAALGAAQLLTNGIDVRTVPAALRETLGTGTSFGVVPNLVILAAIVTLIAGWVLHTTAFGRHTYAIGSNSEAARRAGINVSRHLVAVYALTGVLAGFAGFLSLAYFGTTTISGHSNDNLNAIAAVVLGGTSLFGGVGTILGSVIGVFIPAVLDAGFVMAGVRPFWQPIAVGAVLVAAVWLDQRRRRNRNSR
- a CDS encoding ABC transporter substrate-binding protein: MLAAGTLLAGCGSGQIGDTGGAATDPNNKNLALLTGMRGEPFYVSIECAAKEAAAAAGYQLNAQAPEKFEQAEQAQLLNGVVSSQPGAVIIAPTDDKALATPLRQAKDNGVQVVEVDTALEDKSVAVTSLSSDNHAGGVLAAQTLAELVGDRPGAVLALNTKAGTSTTDERARGFEEEIAKHPNLRLLPTQYTENEPATAAQIVSATLAANPDLVGVFGTNLNTGEGAGTALANAGRSGQVQLVGFDASPKQVDDLRNGRVQALIAQNPAEIGREGVTRAIAAIKGEPVERETKTDMIALTRDSMQSQAQYFYRATC
- a CDS encoding alpha/beta fold hydrolase, whose translation is MTAPPQGVEVDHVEFPAGKIRYFRAGSSGPAIVLLHGGGLDNAMLSWRHTIPVLAADHRVYVPDLPGQGGSRPWHGRANQRTFEEVLRWLLDAWQVRDTMIVGLSMGGSIATGFTLRHPRRVRGLVLVGSGGLVSRLDHHLLSYLATRVDFVGSASAKLLARRRGLVRRVLAKQLFTGDRPVPDLESIVEEVSAEAGQRESVFSDWQRDSLGRRAMRINHGPHLDQINCPVMFIHGDQDNVVPVSSSQQAATAISGAQLHVIPGAGHWPNREKANEFNALLREFVNARS
- a CDS encoding L-threonylcarbamoyladenylate synthase; the encoded protein is MSTVYDCNRPDDRESGLAAAANTVRAGGLVVLPTDTVYGIGADAFDSDAVGALLSAKGRGRDMPVPVLVGSWSTIDGLVQSVSRQARSLVEAFWPGGLSLVLPQAPSLAWDLGDTRGTVNLRMPLHPVALDLLREVGPMAVSSANRTGHPPASAAEQAREQLGESVSVYLDGGPAGDAVASTIVDLTQPQPRVLREGAVTLADLSEVLGFEVETAA
- a CDS encoding glycosyltransferase family 4 protein gives rise to the protein MDNAPLWAPAGMPVREYLLVLLTAAAVTFMLTGLVRLLAIRLGAVAYPRKRDVHLTPIPRMGGVAMFGGVLAAMFLASNLPALSRGFEFSNDAVAALVAGGLIVLVGALDDRFELDSLTKLAGQVTAAGILVLLGVQWFGFWVPWGGDEGHMGQLMVLNSNQGQLLTVLLVVTMINAMNFVDGLDGLASGIGLIAASATCAFCLSLLQQHGGDVTAYPPALIAASIAGACMGFLPYNFQPARIFMGDSGSMLIGLMLATASTSASGKADYAGFGGKDLLALLSPLLVLAAVLFVPLLDLIMAVVRRTRAGKSPFHADKMHLHHRLLEIGHSQRRAVLLIYSWAAVIAFGAVSLTLFSAVLVAWVIVVGVIVAAIISVIPRMRARADRETR
- the atpB gene encoding F0F1 ATP synthase subunit A, producing MGTLVMAEGGKFVPPGADSFVLPPIVGGITKPMVLVALAAVLVAVYFVVATRSLKVVPSKGQFVAEYIYSFSRNTIARQQIGAKDFRPFVPLIFALFTFVLVNNIFGIVPFLQFPTMARIGFPVALLIVVYVTYHGVGIKRHGLGGYFKHVMFPPGVPKPIYLILSPIEFLQKFIAQPAALAVRVFAAMFAGHLMLLVFILGGEFLLLEASGGFKPVSIFAFAFAIALTFVEALIQVLQAYIFALLTANFIGAALAEGH
- a CDS encoding ATP F0F1 synthase subunit C; translation: MSNIVLAQAAEAANINAGLAAIGYGLGAIGAAIGVGLIWAAVINGTARQPEAQGQLQGIAWISFVLVEVLALIGLVVYFIASGA
- a CDS encoding F0F1 ATP synthase subunit B — its product is MKTEILAAAGEHNPILPETSEIIVGLIAFLLLLFVLQKYAVPRFEKVFSERSEQIEGGIARAEAAQAEAHRTLEQYKSQLAEARAEAARIRDDARAEGQQIVAEMRAQAQTESERIVTQGQNQLAAQRSQIIAELRGDLGRQAVDLAGRIVGESLEDEARRRGTVDRFLEELDSTSAPSGSSRS